Sequence from the Corallococcus sp. EGB genome:
CCTGCCGGAGGGCCTCGCCCCGCGGGTGCCGGTCCGGCGCATCCTGCGCAGCGGCGCGTTCAGGACGTACACGCAGGGCTTCAGCGCGGCGATGGGCTCGTTCGTGCCCAGGTGGGTCATCGCGATGGGAAGTGGGCGATGCGTCGCTCATGGCCTCGGTGATGCTGGGCGCTCTGGGGTACCACCATGCGGCTTGCGAGAGGCCGCCGCGTCACTTCCGCGCATAGCGGTCAGACGCGGGGTTGCTTGCGGCCCCACCACCTGGGTGGTGGGCTCCGCCCCTTCCTCATGAGCGCCCCCGTCCAGCGTGCCCAGTCCCCTGACCCCTTCCGGACGAGGCTCGACGGCCTGCTGGCCGTGGCGCTCGTGGTGTGGGGGCTCGCGCAGCTCGCGCCGCAACTGGGCCATCCCGCCATCTTCAACTGGGACGAGGCGATACATCAGGCCGCCGCGCGCGGCACGCACGACACGTTCTTCACGCCGCACATCTACAAGGATCCGCTCTATCCGAGCGACATCCGGCACGGGTGGGCCGCGCACGTCTGGATGCACAAGCCCACGGGCCCGTTCTGGTTCGGGGTGCTGATGATGTACGTCGTGGGCGTGACGCCGCTCGCGCTGCGGCTGGCCTCGCTGTGCGGCCACCTGGCCTTGCCCTTCGGCTGGCAGCTCGTGCAGGGGCGCTTCTTCGGAGATGTGACGGACTGCACCCTGGCGGGCTGCAACGCCGTGGCGGCCGGCGGTCCTCACGTCACGGCGTGAGCGTGGGGAGGGAGTAGTAGACGATCAGCAGCGGCTGGCGGGCCGCGGTGTTCGGGTACTGGCGCGAGTCATACACCGAGCGGCTTCCCGGAGAGTCGAGCCGGAGGGAAACCAGCCCATTCATGGACAGCGCCTCCTGGACGATGGGCACCAGCAGCGGGCTCGCATTGACGCCTGCCTGCGTGGTGTACGGCACGGGCCGGTTCGGGAACTGCCAGGAGCCAAGCTCGCAGCTGAACGCGGACGGCTTGGTGTTCCAGGTGAGGCCCGTCTCGCTCCAGGTATTGTTGGGGACCCACCGCGTGTAGACATGGGTGTCCGCGCCGGCGGTGGAATCTCCACCCGAGGACGTGGTCGCCAGGACGACAGAGGCCACCTGGACGTTGGGCGGAAGGGCCGACAGGTCGAAGCGCAGGAAGCTCTCCGCGTCGGCCCGGTCCACGGTCAGCGCGATGGACGTGCCCGCGTTCAGGTTCGGGTTGCTGAACCACACGGACGTGTCCGCCACCGGGAGGAAGGACGCCGCCACCAGGTGCGAGGTCACCTGCGGATCCGCGGGCCCGAAGTAGCTGACGACCAGCCGGGGCCGCTCACTGGCGACGCTGTATTCACGCGAGCGATACACCGTGTGATAGCCCGGCGACCGCAGCCGGAAGGAGATGAGCCCATCCGAGTCCAACGCCTGCTGCACGGGCGCCTTCAGCTTCGGGTCGTAGTTGACGCCCAGCTGCAAGGGTTTGGGCGTGGTGTTGGGGTTCCAGAGCCACCAGGAGCCCAGGTCGCTCCCATTCACCGGGGGCCGGGTGTTCCACGTCATGCCCGTCTCGCTCCAGGTGTCGTCCGGCACCAGGTGCGCATAGACGCTGCCGTCGCCGCCCGCCGAGGAGCCATTGAAGGACAGGGCCTCCAGCCGGACCGAGGCGATATGCGAGCCCGCGGGAATGCTGCCCAGGTTGAAGCGCAGGTAGGTCTCCTGCTTGCCCGAGTCGACCCACAGGCTCTGGGCGGCGCCGAAGTTCGTGTTCGGGTTGGCGGCCTCGACGTACGTGTCCGCCTCCGGCTCCAGGACCACCTGCGTGGGCGCGGAGACCTCGGGCGTGGGGCAGGGGGGCGGGATGAAGTAGGAGACCAGCAATTGGGGCCAGCGGGCCTCCGTGTTCGTGTACTCGCGCGAGTGATACAGCGTCCGGTATCCTGGCGAATCCAGCCGCAGGGAGATCATCCCGTCCGACTCCAGCGCCTGCTGCACGGGCGCCACCAGCTTCGGGCTCGAGTTGATGCCTACCTGTGTCGTGTATTGCCCATTGCGGTTCCACAGCAGCCAGGAGCCCAGGTCGTCGCTGGAGGCGGCC
This genomic interval carries:
- a CDS encoding DNRLRE domain-containing protein, which encodes MHLVSLWKQSLRSLLIAPLVVGLVPGCDGAQAPPEPAPSTQVRAAPLLTPPTPKQIILEPEADTYVQAANPNTNFGTAQSLWVDSSKQETYLRFNLGAIPAGSHIASVMLQALSFNGSSAGGDGSVYTQLVPDDTWSETGMTWNNRPAVTGDRLGSWWLWNPNTTPKPLQVGVNFSPKLTPPVQQALDSDGLISFRLMSPGYHTVYRSREHGVASERPKLIINYFEPGDPQVTTDLQVVALYPMADAQVVASSPTTNYGKSMSLTVDRTAAETFLRFGLGSVPVNAQVVSVSLVATSNDGYAYDDADGNVYTRLVSDNAWSEAGITWNNKPAASSDDLGSWLLWNRNGQYTTQVGINSSPKLVAPVQQALESDGMISLRLDSPGYRTLYHSREYTNTEARWPQLLVSYFIPPPCPTPEVSAPTQVVLEPEADTYVEAANPNTNFGAAQSLWVDSGKQETYLRFNLGSIPAGSHIASVRLEALSFNGSSAGGDGSVYAHLVPDDTWSETGMTWNTRPPVNGSDLGSWWLWNPNTTPKPLQLGVNYDPKLKAPVQQALDSDGLISFRLRSPGYHTVYRSREYSVASERPRLVVSYFGPADPQVTSHLVAASFLPVADTSVWFSNPNLNAGTSIALTVDRADAESFLRFDLSALPPNVQVASVVLATTSSGGDSTAGADTHVYTRWVPNNTWSETGLTWNTKPSAFSCELGSWQFPNRPVPYTTQAGVNASPLLVPIVQEALSMNGLVSLRLDSPGSRSVYDSRQYPNTAARQPLLIVYYSLPTLTP